DNA from Acidobacteriota bacterium:
GATGATCGAGCGAAAGCGCGGCCGGTCGCACTCGTGTTCTGCTGGTCTGCTCGCCGCGGCGGCGGCTCTGGTCGCCGGTTTGATGGCGCCGGGCGTTCACGCCCAGGAGCCCGACGCCGGCGTCGAGTTGCTGCCCGAATGGACTTACGAGCTGGACGAGGTCCTGCCCGAGGATCCGGCGGTGCTCACGGGACAACTCGACAACGGCCTCCGCTACTACGTGAGGAAGAACGGCCGGCCCGAGAACCGCGCCTTCCTGCGGCTCGTCGTGCGCGCCGGTTCGGTGCTCGAGGACGACGACCAGCTTGGTCTGGCCCACTTCGTCGAGCACATGGCGTTCAACGGCACGGAGCACTTCGAGAAGGCGGAGCTGCTGGACTACCTGCAGAGCATCGGCATGCGCTTCGGTGCGGACGTCAACGCGTACACGAGCTTCGACGAGACGGTCTACATGCTGGAGGTGCCGACGGACGACCCGGACATCCTGGACAAGGCGCTTCTGGTGCTCGAGGACTGGGCCGGCGCCGTCACCCTGGACGACGAGGAGGTCGAACTCGAGCGCGGCGTCGTGATCGAGGAGTGGAGGGGCGGCCGGGGTGCCGGAGCGAGGCTTCTGGACGCCGAGATCCCCTATCGCTTCCACGGCTCGCGCTACGCGGAACGGCTGCCGATCGGTGATCCGGAGATGCTGCGCGAGGTTCCGCCGCAGCGGCTGCGGGACTTCTACAGGGACTGGTACCGGCCGGACCTGATGGCCGTCGTCGCGGTCGGCGACTTCGACGCGGAAGCGATGGGGGCGAGCATCAGGAGCCGCTTCGCCGCGCTCGAGGGACCCGACGAGCCGCGCGAACGCTTCGAGGCGGAGATTCCGCCTCACGAGGAGACTCTGGTTTCCATCTTCACCGATCCCGAGTTGACGCGTTCCTCGATCTCGGTTGCCTTCAAGGGCGAAGCGGACGAGTTCGTCACCGTCGCCGACTACCGGAAGCGGCTGGTCCGCGGCCTCTACAACGGCCTGCTGAACAACCGTCTGGCCGAGCGCGCCGAAGAGGCCGATCCGCCCTTCATCGGCGCCACGAGCAGTCGCGGCACGCTGGCCCGGACCCGCAGCCTCTACCTGCTCCGGGCCGGGGCCCGGGAGGGCGCCGAAGTCCGGGCCCTCGAGGCGCTGCTCACCGAATCGGAGCGTGCCCGTCGCCACGGCTTCGAGGAGAGCGAACTGGAACGGGCCCGGGTGAACACGCTGCGCTCGATGGACCGCGCCTACGACGAACGGGACAAGACCCACTCCGCCGCCTATGCCGGCGAGTACGTGCGGAACTTTCTCAGCGACGAACCGTTCCCGGGGATCGCTTACGAGCGCGAGCTGGCCCGCCGCTACGTCCCCGGGATCACGCTCGCCGAGGTGAACCGCGTCGCCGACGGGTGGATCCGCGACGAGGATCGCGTCATCCTCGCCAGCGGACCGCGGAAGGAGGGTCTGGAGCCGCCGGTCGAGGAGGAGCTGCTGGCCGTGTTCGACCGGGTAGGC
Protein-coding regions in this window:
- a CDS encoding insulinase family protein, whose product is MIERKRGRSHSCSAGLLAAAAALVAGLMAPGVHAQEPDAGVELLPEWTYELDEVLPEDPAVLTGQLDNGLRYYVRKNGRPENRAFLRLVVRAGSVLEDDDQLGLAHFVEHMAFNGTEHFEKAELLDYLQSIGMRFGADVNAYTSFDETVYMLEVPTDDPDILDKALLVLEDWAGAVTLDDEEVELERGVVIEEWRGGRGAGARLLDAEIPYRFHGSRYAERLPIGDPEMLREVPPQRLRDFYRDWYRPDLMAVVAVGDFDAEAMGASIRSRFAALEGPDEPRERFEAEIPPHEETLVSIFTDPELTRSSISVAFKGEADEFVTVADYRKRLVRGLYNGLLNNRLAERAEEADPPFIGATSSRGTLARTRSLYLLRAGAREGAEVRALEALLTESERARRHGFEESELERARVNTLRSMDRAYDERDKTHSAAYAGEYVRNFLSDEPFPGIAYERELARRYVPGITLAEVNRVADGWIRDEDRVILASGPRKEGLEPPVEEELLAVFDRVGELEVAAYEDDVGEGALVPVPPTPGRIVERSAIEELGVTEWRLSNGVRVVLRPSDFKNDEVLVGAFSPGGASLVSDEDWLEVNLATSVVQLSGLGSFSLTQLNKALAGKVARVGPVIGPLFEGFSGRGSPKDLQTLFELIYLSGTSPRRDAEAYESFLTRQGALLRNQSAMPQYTFLKTFVEILSQDHPRRRMITEEMLEDLDQDRIFAVYEDRFRDFSDFTFFLAGSFELEAIEPLVETWLGGLPSTGREEAWRDVGVRTPKGLIERTVYKGLEDQSQVALVFSGPFEQSQLNRYRLNSMVSLLRDRLRERLREELGGTYGANVSGGAERIPVSQFSVQILFGCDPARVEEMLQAVQEEIERVRTELATDEEVGQIREQQRRGRETAKETNGFWLGVLQTVYQYDDDPLSILTYEELFEELDAEMIRGAAVDYLGGENRVQVLLLPEAAEARDDSAGEEAAEPAAAKEAA